Proteins encoded within one genomic window of Deltaproteobacteria bacterium:
- a CDS encoding TVP38/TMEM64 family protein: protein MSPRARIALALLTLGALIAGVFLFPVKAWLVAFLDWSAGLGVMAPVILGAAYVPAAVLMLPGSVLTLGTGFVAGLGPGFLAVWNGATLGATVAFLLGRTVARPWVEAKVKDSPRFRAVQEAVAQRGLRIVLLLRLSPIFPFNLLNYALGVTGVRLRDYVLGTWLGMIPGALMYVYVGTAAKDLAEVAAGKASGGLATKAFFVFGLLVTIVVTVWITRIARKALSAAVGEAAGDAVRDETLEAEAA, encoded by the coding sequence ATGAGCCCCCGCGCCCGGATCGCGCTCGCCCTCCTGACCCTCGGCGCGCTGATCGCGGGGGTCTTCCTCTTTCCGGTGAAGGCCTGGCTGGTCGCCTTCCTCGACTGGAGCGCCGGCCTCGGGGTGATGGCGCCGGTGATCCTCGGCGCGGCCTACGTGCCCGCCGCCGTGCTCATGCTCCCCGGCTCGGTGCTCACCCTCGGCACGGGCTTCGTCGCGGGGCTGGGGCCGGGCTTCCTGGCGGTCTGGAACGGCGCCACCCTCGGCGCGACCGTGGCCTTCCTCCTGGGCCGGACCGTGGCCCGGCCCTGGGTGGAGGCGAAGGTGAAGGACAGCCCCCGCTTCCGGGCGGTGCAGGAGGCGGTGGCCCAGCGCGGGCTGCGCATCGTCCTGCTCCTGCGCCTCTCGCCGATCTTCCCCTTCAACCTCCTCAACTACGCCCTCGGCGTCACCGGCGTGCGCCTGCGCGACTACGTGCTGGGCACCTGGCTGGGGATGATCCCGGGCGCGCTGATGTACGTCTACGTGGGCACCGCGGCCAAGGACCTCGCCGAGGTCGCCGCCGGCAAGGCCAGCGGGGGGCTCGCGACCAAGGCCTTCTTCGTCTTCGGCCTGCTGGTCACGATCGTCGTCACCGTCTGGATCACCCGCATCGCCCGCAAGGCCCTCTCGGCCGCGGTCGGGGAGGCGGCGGGGGACGCGGTCAGGGACGAGACGCTGGAGGCGGAGGCGGCCTGA
- a CDS encoding FAD-dependent oxidoreductase, whose product MQGTTTRSGEERTRGAGSGVHDRALLAEVAPSGWRNPAPEGRYDLVVIGGGPAGLVAALGAAGMGRRVALIEQHRLGGDCLNAGCVPSKALIASGRALAAARRAPRLGVRLEGEPRADFPAVMERTRRLRAGLAPADGAGRLQAAGVALHFGAAHFTGRDTLEVAGQRLRFGRALIATGARPALPALPGLEEVLATGVLPVLTSDTVFELEALPARLAVIGAGAIGCELSQAFARLGARVHLIEGGRGLLPEEEPELRERLREALAVDGVELHGGGDDAALEVDERGARLRLGAGGEGRVLEVDALLLATGRTPNVEALDLEAAGVARGPAGVRVDDHLRTTNPRIYAAGDVCTAVRTTHGADAMARIVLRNALFPYLPGKARLSRRVIPRTLYTDPELARVGPTAAELRARGIRFETLKVDLASVDRARLEEEEGALILHVSRGLRGGRILGASLLGAQAGEILPLLTLALTEGIPLHRLAGVLHAYPTRAEVIKRAADAHLRRRLLDLRDRILRPWTLLGIARPLSRLSPP is encoded by the coding sequence ATGCAGGGAACCACCACCAGGTCCGGGGAGGAGCGCACGCGCGGGGCCGGCTCCGGCGTCCACGACCGGGCCCTGCTGGCCGAGGTCGCTCCGTCCGGGTGGCGCAACCCGGCGCCGGAGGGGCGCTACGACCTGGTCGTGATCGGCGGCGGGCCGGCCGGGCTGGTGGCCGCGCTCGGCGCCGCCGGGATGGGGCGGCGGGTGGCGCTGATCGAGCAGCACCGCCTCGGGGGCGACTGCCTGAACGCCGGCTGTGTCCCATCGAAGGCCCTGATCGCCTCCGGCCGCGCCCTGGCCGCCGCCCGCCGGGCGCCTCGCCTGGGGGTGCGCCTCGAGGGGGAGCCCCGGGCGGACTTCCCGGCGGTGATGGAGCGGACGCGGCGCCTGCGGGCCGGGCTCGCGCCGGCGGACGGGGCCGGGCGCCTGCAGGCTGCCGGGGTCGCGCTTCACTTCGGAGCCGCCCACTTCACCGGCCGCGACACGCTGGAGGTGGCGGGGCAGCGCCTTCGCTTCGGCCGGGCGCTCATCGCCACCGGCGCGCGGCCCGCCCTCCCCGCGCTCCCCGGGCTGGAGGAGGTCCTGGCCACCGGCGTCCTCCCGGTGCTCACCAGCGACACGGTCTTCGAGCTCGAGGCCCTGCCGGCCCGCCTGGCGGTGATCGGCGCCGGCGCCATCGGCTGCGAGCTCTCCCAGGCCTTCGCCCGCCTCGGCGCGAGGGTGCACCTGATCGAGGGCGGCCGGGGGCTGCTCCCGGAGGAGGAGCCCGAGCTGCGCGAGCGCCTGCGGGAGGCGCTGGCGGTTGACGGGGTGGAGCTCCACGGCGGCGGGGACGATGCCGCCCTGGAGGTGGATGAGCGGGGCGCGCGGCTCCGGCTGGGCGCAGGGGGGGAGGGGAGGGTCCTCGAGGTGGACGCCCTCCTGCTGGCCACGGGCAGGACCCCGAACGTGGAGGCGCTCGACCTCGAGGCGGCGGGCGTGGCGCGCGGCCCCGCCGGCGTCCGGGTGGACGACCACCTGCGCACCACCAACCCCCGGATCTACGCGGCGGGGGACGTCTGCACCGCGGTGCGCACCACCCACGGGGCCGACGCCATGGCGCGCATCGTGCTGCGCAACGCCCTCTTCCCCTACCTGCCCGGCAAGGCCCGCCTCTCCCGGCGGGTGATCCCCCGCACCCTCTACACCGATCCCGAGCTCGCCCGGGTGGGGCCGACCGCCGCCGAGCTGCGGGCCCGCGGGATCCGCTTCGAGACCCTGAAGGTGGACCTCGCCTCGGTGGACCGCGCCCGACTGGAGGAGGAGGAGGGGGCGCTGATCCTCCACGTGAGCCGGGGGCTGCGCGGCGGCCGGATCCTGGGGGCCTCGCTGCTGGGCGCGCAGGCCGGCGAGATCCTCCCCCTGCTCACCCTGGCCCTCACCGAGGGCATCCCCCTCCACCGCCTGGCCGGGGTGCTGCACGCCTACCCGACCCGCGCCGAGGTCATCAAGCGCGCGGCGGACGCCCACCTCCGGCGGCGCCTGCTCGACCTGCGGGACCGGATCCTGCGACCCTGGACGCTCCTCGGAATCGCTCGGCCGCTCTCGCGGCTCTCACCCCCATGA
- a CDS encoding DUF4388 domain-containing protein has protein sequence MLRGELDTMPLAEVLQWIDLSSRSGLLVLNREGHEVWMHVDGRLITAASPAPAGTDVIARLKPRAADEPWLELPDPLEAHERLLDLFLEDDGTFVFEPGVPDPEGAVQVEIPVRQLVHEGMRHRDEWPQVEAAYPDESAGLHIADAAAAAGVSGLGRILLRCAQRGLTLGQVRVSFALSRSAILRRVHDLVRLGALRVEGADAGADPVGQLTAQAMQLATAGQYDEARHVLETVLATDPSDARLRALLDDVSGRQLDELRQTFVSELTIYRISHAGRGGAAGLTATERELYERIEGGMAIGTLVLTSPLRELETLRTLEKMLHLDLIGLSAS, from the coding sequence ATGCTACGGGGTGAGCTGGACACCATGCCTCTCGCGGAGGTCCTTCAGTGGATCGACCTGAGCAGCCGCAGCGGCCTGCTGGTGCTCAACCGCGAGGGGCACGAGGTCTGGATGCACGTGGACGGCCGGCTGATCACCGCCGCCTCCCCGGCGCCGGCCGGCACCGACGTCATCGCCCGCCTCAAGCCCCGGGCCGCGGACGAGCCCTGGCTGGAGCTCCCCGACCCGCTCGAGGCCCACGAGCGCCTCCTCGACCTCTTCCTCGAGGACGACGGCACCTTCGTCTTCGAGCCCGGCGTCCCCGATCCGGAGGGGGCCGTGCAGGTGGAGATCCCGGTGCGCCAGCTGGTCCACGAGGGGATGCGCCACCGCGACGAGTGGCCCCAGGTGGAGGCGGCCTACCCCGACGAGTCGGCCGGCCTGCACATCGCCGACGCCGCCGCCGCCGCGGGGGTGAGCGGCCTCGGGAGGATCCTGCTGCGCTGCGCCCAGCGCGGCCTGACCCTCGGCCAGGTGCGGGTGAGCTTCGCCCTCTCCCGCTCGGCCATCCTGCGGCGCGTCCACGACCTCGTCCGCCTCGGCGCCCTGCGCGTCGAGGGCGCCGACGCCGGCGCCGACCCGGTCGGGCAGCTCACGGCCCAGGCCATGCAGCTGGCGACCGCCGGCCAGTACGACGAGGCCCGGCACGTGCTCGAGACGGTCCTCGCCACCGACCCCAGCGACGCCCGCCTCCGCGCCCTCCTCGACGACGTGTCCGGCCGGCAGCTCGACGAGCTGCGCCAGACCTTCGTCAGCGAGCTCACGATCTACCGCATCTCCCACGCCGGCCGCGGCGGCGCCGCGGGCCTCACCGCCACCGAGCGCGAGCTCTACGAGCGCATCGAGGGGGGCATGGCCATCGGCACCCTGGTGCTCACCTCTCCCCTGCGGGAGCTGGAGACCCTGCGCACCCTGGAGAAGATGCTCCACCTCGACCTCATCGGCCTCTCGGCCAGCTAG
- a CDS encoding GTPase domain-containing protein: MSRINPLSREISAKIVYYGPGLSGKTTTLQYIHDHVRPAQRGEMISLATEGDRTIFFDFLPLSFERVRGMSVRLQLYTVPGQVYYAATRKLVLNGADGVAFVADSQPAAIERNRESLQDLSENLAELGYDLASFPFVIQYNKRDLPTVMSVEELDAELNTGAHKVPTYETCATVGTGVFPALKEIVRLTIRDLKERREAAARAPREATFDEVEPGEGMLSAGLALAAQAMEAEAANEAEAARPAPPLPPEGVAEPEAATEDRGSMTPGVSFASCFEGPTRDVVQVLEAHIIEKRWAPAVRLAAQLVHEILEGLPGATEADGPTARAVALGLDGREFLRLSRLASTPDEAVQQADALFALHQVVAARLKVRSL, encoded by the coding sequence GTGTCTCGTATCAATCCACTCTCCCGAGAGATCTCGGCCAAGATCGTCTACTACGGTCCCGGGCTCTCCGGAAAGACGACGACTCTACAGTACATCCACGACCACGTCCGTCCAGCCCAGCGCGGGGAGATGATCTCCCTGGCCACCGAGGGCGATCGGACGATCTTCTTCGACTTCCTGCCCCTCTCCTTCGAGCGGGTCCGGGGGATGTCGGTGAGGCTCCAGCTCTACACGGTGCCCGGCCAGGTCTACTACGCGGCCACCCGGAAGCTGGTCCTCAACGGCGCCGACGGCGTGGCCTTCGTCGCCGACAGTCAGCCCGCGGCCATCGAGCGCAACCGGGAGTCCCTCCAGGACCTCTCCGAGAACCTCGCCGAGCTGGGCTACGACCTGGCCAGCTTCCCCTTCGTCATCCAGTACAACAAGCGCGACCTGCCCACCGTGATGTCGGTCGAGGAGCTCGACGCCGAGCTGAACACCGGGGCGCACAAGGTCCCCACCTACGAGACCTGCGCCACCGTGGGCACCGGGGTCTTCCCGGCGCTCAAGGAGATCGTCCGCCTCACGATCCGCGACCTGAAGGAGCGGCGGGAGGCCGCCGCCCGGGCGCCGCGCGAGGCGACCTTCGACGAGGTCGAGCCGGGCGAGGGCATGCTCTCGGCCGGCCTGGCCCTGGCGGCGCAGGCGATGGAGGCCGAGGCGGCCAACGAGGCCGAGGCCGCGCGGCCCGCGCCGCCGCTGCCGCCGGAGGGTGTGGCCGAGCCCGAGGCCGCCACCGAGGACCGGGGCAGCATGACCCCGGGGGTGAGCTTCGCCTCCTGCTTCGAGGGGCCGACGCGCGACGTGGTGCAGGTCCTCGAGGCCCACATCATCGAGAAGCGCTGGGCGCCCGCCGTCCGGCTGGCGGCCCAGCTGGTCCACGAGATCCTCGAGGGGCTGCCCGGGGCCACCGAGGCCGACGGTCCGACCGCCCGGGCGGTGGCCCTCGGCCTCGACGGGCGGGAGTTCCTCCGGCTCTCCCGCCTCGCCAGCACCCCCGACGAGGCGGTGCAGCAGGCCGACGCGCTCTTCGCCCTCCACCAGGTGGTCGCGGCGCGGCTGAAGGTCCGCTCGCTCTGA
- a CDS encoding radical SAM protein: MGRLRWLELVADYRCNNRCLGCFSVSDTLPGMDSREAFATMKAGRLEGATGLWMGGGDPTLRRDLFDLLRAARKLGYRDLKLQTNGMLFAYPEFTERALAAGLTEVSLHLMDSEAALHDELAATEGCFDHLLKGLRELRARDVPVEGDILVYQRNLHRIPEIVRFFHGEGVHRFKLWLFSAVDQGGEDLSGEVPRIEEVVARLVEALDLGLSDDPAFITSYHTPPCTVPASHHRALFYPPELGLMVACPGGDRFLLETSPMEGGAFLDTCAGCSLRPRCGGPRADYLRIHGGEIFRPPPPPASRP; encoded by the coding sequence ATGGGCCGTCTCCGCTGGCTCGAGCTGGTCGCCGACTACCGCTGCAACAACCGCTGCCTGGGCTGCTTCTCGGTCTCGGACACCCTGCCCGGGATGGACTCGCGGGAGGCCTTCGCCACGATGAAGGCCGGCCGGCTGGAGGGCGCCACCGGCCTCTGGATGGGCGGCGGCGATCCCACCCTGCGCCGCGACCTCTTCGATCTGCTCCGCGCTGCCCGCAAGCTCGGCTACCGGGACCTGAAGCTGCAGACCAACGGCATGCTCTTCGCCTACCCCGAGTTCACCGAGCGCGCCCTCGCGGCGGGCCTCACCGAGGTCAGCCTCCACCTGATGGACAGCGAGGCCGCGCTCCACGACGAGCTCGCCGCCACCGAGGGCTGCTTCGACCACCTCCTGAAGGGGCTGCGGGAGCTGCGCGCCCGGGACGTCCCGGTCGAGGGTGACATCCTCGTCTACCAGCGCAACCTCCACCGGATCCCGGAGATCGTCCGCTTCTTCCACGGCGAGGGCGTCCACCGCTTCAAGCTCTGGCTCTTCTCCGCGGTCGATCAGGGCGGCGAGGATCTCTCGGGCGAGGTGCCCCGCATCGAGGAGGTCGTCGCCCGGCTGGTCGAGGCCCTCGACCTCGGGCTCTCCGACGACCCCGCCTTCATCACCTCCTACCACACGCCCCCGTGCACGGTGCCGGCCAGCCACCACCGGGCGCTCTTCTACCCGCCGGAGCTGGGGCTGATGGTGGCCTGCCCGGGCGGCGATCGCTTCCTGCTGGAGACCTCGCCGATGGAGGGCGGCGCCTTCCTCGACACCTGCGCCGGCTGCTCCCTGCGGCCGCGCTGCGGCGGCCCGCGCGCGGACTACCTGCGCATCCACGGGGGCGAGATCTTCAGGCCGCCTCCGCCTCCAGCGTCTCGTCCCTGA
- a CDS encoding TetR/AcrR family transcriptional regulator — protein sequence MSTTRRDEILGVATTLFARHGYRHTTLDAIAGACGLGKTAIYHYFDGKQAIFAAVVDAISDNVLESMRAATAGVEDPIDALVAAIRARFTTLRALSESMGVPDEIAQELGRLSVETRSGFYEGERKLLTGLLEAANAKGACRLAQPGEVAALLSASLKGIEDMLAEADRIETGLETLDLALRLTAIGLRGTRQESDV from the coding sequence ATGAGCACGACCCGCAGAGACGAGATCCTCGGTGTGGCGACGACCCTCTTCGCCCGCCATGGCTACCGCCACACCACCCTCGACGCCATCGCCGGCGCCTGTGGGCTGGGCAAGACCGCCATCTACCACTACTTCGACGGCAAGCAGGCCATCTTCGCGGCCGTGGTGGACGCCATCAGCGACAACGTCCTCGAGTCCATGCGGGCGGCGACCGCCGGCGTGGAGGATCCCATCGACGCGCTCGTCGCGGCGATCCGGGCGCGCTTCACGACCCTGCGGGCGCTCTCCGAGAGCATGGGGGTCCCCGACGAGATCGCCCAGGAGCTCGGCCGCCTCTCCGTCGAGACCCGCAGCGGCTTCTACGAGGGCGAGCGCAAGCTCCTCACCGGGCTGCTCGAGGCCGCGAACGCGAAGGGGGCCTGCCGGCTCGCGCAGCCCGGAGAGGTCGCGGCGCTCTTGAGCGCCTCGCTCAAGGGCATCGAGGACATGCTCGCCGAGGCCGACCGGATCGAGACCGGGCTCGAGACCCTCGATCTCGCCCTGCGCCTGACCGCCATCGGCCTGCGGGGAACTCGCCAGGAAAGCGACGTATGA
- a CDS encoding thioredoxin domain-containing protein yields the protein MASHEPAHSNRLIHESSPYLLQHAHNPVDWYPWGEEAFERARSLDRPIFLSVGYATCHWCHVMEHESFEDEAIAALLAREYVAVKVDREERPDVDATYMAAVMALRGQGGWPMTVVLTPEGQPFFAATYLPPRAGVRGVRMGLEELLEHLARDYREQREEIARAAGELTAHLVARAAPRPPEALPDAGALREAVARIALSYDAIHGGHGRAPKFPRPVTLDLLMRFHRRTGDPRLLEQVVHTLRAMADGGLNDQLGGGFHRYSVDERWRVPHFEKMLYDNGQLALTYLEAWQLTGEPRFREVVEHTLDYLLREMQAPEGAFYAATDADSLDPHGALEEGAFFTWTPAELEALLPAKDAALVARAFGVREGGDLDGRSVLHRPRPREALARELGLEPEALHRRLEPLRLKLLEARAGRPAPRRDEKILVAWNGLVLSALSRAGFALAREDYLEAGRRCARRLLDEARVEGELLHSLTGERRSGPAFLDDHALLAQGLLDLFEASGEPAWLEEAEAILGGLEAGFGDDEAGGYFQTGARHEALITREKPDYDGALPSGNSVAALLHLRLADLLQDPSHLARAEGILCGQASLLREAGPAVPLLGAALERRLDRVTEVVVVLPEGDPGEALLARLRRTYLPNRSLLVVAEERVEALARRLPLLAGRNALEGRATAYVCRGRTCELPTSDPEVLATLLAEPSPLP from the coding sequence ATGGCCTCTCACGAGCCCGCGCATTCCAACCGCCTGATCCACGAGTCGAGCCCCTACCTCCTCCAGCACGCCCACAACCCGGTGGACTGGTACCCCTGGGGGGAGGAGGCCTTCGAGCGGGCCCGGAGCCTGGACCGCCCGATCTTCCTCTCGGTGGGCTACGCCACCTGCCACTGGTGCCACGTGATGGAGCACGAGAGCTTCGAGGACGAGGCCATCGCCGCCCTCCTGGCGCGCGAGTACGTGGCGGTGAAGGTCGACCGGGAGGAGCGCCCCGACGTGGACGCCACCTACATGGCCGCGGTCATGGCCCTGCGCGGCCAGGGGGGCTGGCCGATGACGGTGGTGCTCACCCCCGAGGGGCAGCCCTTCTTCGCCGCCACCTACCTCCCGCCCCGGGCCGGCGTCCGCGGGGTGCGGATGGGGCTGGAGGAGCTCCTCGAGCACCTGGCCCGCGACTACCGCGAGCAGCGCGAGGAGATCGCCCGGGCCGCCGGCGAGCTCACCGCCCACCTCGTCGCCCGGGCCGCGCCCCGCCCGCCCGAGGCCCTGCCCGACGCCGGCGCCCTGCGCGAGGCCGTGGCGCGGATCGCCCTCTCCTACGACGCGATCCACGGAGGCCACGGCCGGGCGCCGAAGTTCCCCCGGCCGGTGACCCTCGACCTCCTGATGCGCTTCCACCGGCGGACCGGTGACCCGCGGCTGCTCGAGCAGGTGGTCCACACCCTGCGGGCGATGGCCGACGGCGGCCTGAACGATCAGCTCGGCGGAGGCTTCCACCGCTACAGCGTCGACGAGCGCTGGCGCGTCCCTCACTTCGAGAAGATGCTCTACGACAACGGGCAGCTGGCCCTGACCTACCTGGAGGCCTGGCAGCTCACCGGCGAGCCCCGCTTCCGGGAGGTGGTGGAGCACACCCTCGACTACCTGCTGCGCGAGATGCAGGCCCCGGAAGGGGCCTTCTACGCGGCCACGGACGCCGACAGCCTCGACCCGCACGGGGCGCTCGAGGAGGGCGCCTTCTTCACCTGGACCCCGGCCGAGCTCGAGGCCCTCCTGCCGGCCAAGGACGCCGCGCTGGTGGCCCGCGCCTTCGGCGTGCGCGAGGGGGGCGACCTCGACGGCCGCTCGGTGCTGCACCGGCCCCGGCCCCGGGAGGCCCTGGCCCGGGAGCTGGGGCTGGAGCCGGAGGCGCTCCACCGGCGCCTCGAGCCGCTGCGCCTGAAGCTGCTGGAGGCCCGGGCGGGCCGCCCGGCGCCGCGGCGGGACGAGAAGATCCTGGTGGCCTGGAACGGGCTCGTCCTCTCGGCGCTCTCCCGGGCGGGCTTCGCCCTCGCGCGGGAGGACTACCTCGAGGCCGGACGCCGCTGCGCCCGCCGCCTCCTCGACGAGGCGCGGGTCGAGGGAGAGCTCCTGCACTCGCTCACCGGCGAGCGCCGGAGCGGCCCGGCCTTCCTCGACGACCACGCTCTCCTCGCCCAGGGGCTCCTCGATCTCTTCGAGGCCAGCGGCGAGCCCGCGTGGCTGGAGGAGGCGGAGGCGATCCTCGGCGGCCTCGAGGCGGGCTTCGGCGACGACGAGGCCGGCGGCTACTTCCAGACCGGCGCGCGGCACGAGGCGCTGATCACCCGCGAGAAGCCCGACTACGACGGCGCCCTGCCCTCGGGGAACTCGGTCGCCGCCCTCCTGCACCTGCGCCTGGCGGACCTGCTCCAGGACCCGTCGCACCTCGCGCGGGCCGAGGGGATCCTCTGCGGCCAGGCGAGCCTGCTGCGCGAGGCCGGCCCGGCGGTCCCCCTCCTGGGCGCCGCGCTCGAGCGCCGCCTGGACCGGGTGACGGAGGTCGTGGTGGTCCTCCCCGAGGGCGATCCCGGCGAGGCGCTGCTCGCCCGGCTGCGCCGCACCTACCTGCCGAACCGCAGCCTCCTCGTCGTCGCCGAGGAGCGGGTCGAGGCCCTGGCCCGACGCCTGCCCCTCCTCGCCGGGAGGAACGCCCTCGAGGGCCGGGCGACCGCCTACGTCTGCCGGGGTCGGACCTGCGAGCTGCCGACCTCGGATCCGGAGGTCCTCGCGACCCTCCTCGCCGAGCCGAGCCCCCTACCCTGA